The nucleotide sequence AAGacaaaaatggcagaaaaaatcACTTGATTTGACCATAAGATGATTTTGTGGATGGTGACTTGATTTCTATCATGTTTTTGAGCTTTGTAGTGAAAGTTTCTTAATAAGGAGCGAATACTTGCAGCCCagtttttttacatttagaaaatgtaggaggaaaaaaggctgaaaaaaatcagtaagtattaaaaagtttttaatatattaaaaCAGGGTCCTCACTATCTGAAGGCTTGAACTGCTGTGGCAAATAACACCGCTGGAGCTCCAGGTGGTGGAGCTAGTTTCTGGCTGGCTGGTGCTGTGAacagacaatagacatcttcAGTTACCATCCACAACATAGCAAAATCTTATCTCACTTTTGTCTCTGTTGTGATGGCCTTACCTGGATTGGAGCTCTTTCTGGGCTGTTTTGGTGCTGTGTACTGAAATGACTCGTTCCCCTGGCTGGCTTCCTGGTCTAGTCCAAACAGGGAGGCCAACTTGGCCCTGAAACAGATGTAAAGATCATGTAGATATGATTAtgtttgccatgaaatttatGATAATGTATGACCAGCTGGAGTTTGTTCCACTGCATGGTTACATTCATAGAGTAAAAATATCCTGGCCTCGTGATGAGAAATGTGAACTGAAGAAGAGGACATATTTAATTTTTGAGGTTTTGATATTAGATATGTCCTCTGACACAGGACTGATTAGCCATCTTCTTTTGGGGGATTTGAGCAGTTACTATAGCTGCCTGCCACACTTCAGCAACGCATAAAGCCACTTCATGTGCATTCTGCCTGAACATGAAGTGGCTTTATTCACTGAAAAACTCCTTAaaaagtgttgttgttttgtttgggtttttttttttttttggtcaaatcaTTGATTAAAAGGACAAGAATGAACTttcatattcattatttatgtcatctacactgatttaaaaagacagaattgAATAACAAGTGAACGtgttggcatttttgcttggaAAAACTTCAACATTCAATCAAATCTCAAATTATTGGCAACTCAGTTTCTGATGATTGATTAATAAACAACAATTGCTGTGCTCAAACAACTAGACCATTACATGTTGTAACATTATCACAACCACTACCTGAATCTTACAGGTGACAATCTCTTCTCTTTCAACAATTGGAATCAGACATGCAAGGCTAGACCAACATTTCTTACACGATTCTGTGGTTCCAAAACAAGACAAGCCTTGGAAAACTGTGCAGCTGCCTCATACTGACCCCTGGAACTCCTTCCACTGGTATTCATTGGTATCTCCCAGAAAGGACATGTTGAAAGCCTTGAGGCCCTCATCTCCGACAGTAAGGAACTGGGATGAGGGGGAGTTATCTGTTTGCATGTGCGAGTCAAAATCCTTCTAGCATACGTCCCAACGCTTCTGTCACGGGCCACCCCTGAACTCTCGACACCTGGTGCAGCCACACCATTGTGGTAGATtcaacagcacagcagaggaaactgacGAGCTGAGGAGCTCCAACTTGGGCTGTGGGAGAAGCCTTCACCTTACCCCTCTAACAAGCAGCATGTGAGAGGAATTAGCTGCCAGAACACTCCTCCCTCCAGCCCAGGCCCTACACTGGCTGCTCAGTCCTCCAGCTCATTCACACTGTGCTGCTATCACACAATGGCCATGCAGTGCCAGAAAGCACAACTCTGCTGTCAGTCTGAGAATGTGGTAAAGCTGTAACTGAATGCTGCATAACTGAGAGGCATGGTATATTAATAACACATGAGAACAAAAGGTCACAGTTTGGATTTCTGCAACATATAATTTGTTTGTCAACATCAAGACAACCTCCATTTTAAGTGGCTTTCCATaacaaaatgcacataaaaataaaaatacataaacttCACATGGAAAAACGTGCATTATTTTAACCtataggattttttttattctttattctttattctccTACATAAAGCAGTTGGCTAAATGGCTGAAATATGAACGTGATTCGTGAAACTACTCTGCAGACAACAGAGTCGGTGGACACATGAAATCATGTGATAACTCATCAGACCAGCAGTGGGACCAGAGCAGAGATACAGGCGACATGGTGTCAGTGGAACTGTATCTGATAGAAGCTCCATCAACCAGCTGCTTTTAGCTTGTTAAAGGTCGGTTACATTCTCCGTAAGACCAAAACACTTAGTAGCCGCTAACCTTTATGTCATACTCCTAGTATTAACACGGAGTTAGTCAACTCTTCCAGTTTTCCTGGAAAGTTCCGCTTTCTATCTGACAGGACACTGGGGGTCTGAGAGGACTTGGTCCATATAAAGCCTCATCTTTCTGGACTACTTTCCTTGGTTACATTACAGACACAACAAAATTATTTAACCACAATTTAAGCTCCAAATAGGAGCCTCATGATGAGAAATGTGAACTGAAGAGGACATATTTAATTTTTGAGGTTTTGAGTAATCTTCTAAAACGTATTACCCACCCACCACCAATCTGGCAACAATTAGCcagaatttaaatgaaatttggTCCATACACGAACACAGCTAGCCCTAGCTAAATGGTAGTTAGCTCACAGGCAAAGAGAATtagtgaacaaaaacaaacgaACCCTCCTGATGGAGACAAGAAATCTGCGTCTTCATCGTCTCCGCCGAACATCATTTGACTTTGAAgccttttcctctttaaaaacacaagagtATAAATGAGTTAGCTATTTTTACATGACTAGTTTGTTGAACTGTGACTTCCCCTTCCTGTTTATGGAAGGATCAGCTGACTTTCCACCTGACCCGAATTTAATAATAGCTACCACGAGAGGGCGCCAAAGACCACTACTGGATATTTTAATTCAGACCCTGAGGGAGAAGGCAGCACAAGGCCATGATGATAAATTGAAAAGTGCTGCAAGTATGCACTCTGACTGTCAGGAGAAGCTGCCCTTCAGCtaaccctgacctttgaccctacAGAAGGGTTtaagggaaggaggagagagtttCTTAAACTGGAATTGATAATGAGCAGCATGAacaaaaaactattaaaactaaaatctAAATTCTTCTCAGAGCTAAATTCTCTATAAAACATCCTCATGGATTCATGAcatgtcttttcattttgtcctgTCAGTGTAAAAAAATTCTCATGTTTTAGTTATATTGaccttgtttctctgtttttaatttctttttactTATTCGATTTTTATTTACTCTTAATCTTTTTGCTATTGTAATTTGTACATACTGTTATATCATAATGCTGAATATGTCACATGCActcttgtcttgttttatgtCAACTTGTTTAAGGTTTTATGTTTCTTGTGGTGTGTataagagaaagaggagaaagaaataaCAGAACAGAAAGTTCCTGGTTATATAAAGAAGTTATTAAAGATTctcagtgtaaaatattttggAGGGTGAGACAGATTTGTCTCAACCTTAATTCCAGTCTGATTAAATTCCCTGGTTCACATTATTGTCAGTGCTATCCATCATAATGGTCAATCAGATCATCAAATAGACACATTTAAGCATTTGTATGAGAAAGGGAACCAAATCAGTTTATGTGCTCCCACCAACCTGCTATTTTCCTCTCATCATAGTAAAAATAGATCTCATTAcattcacataaacacagccaCATGTCCTGCAGTCAATGATAATTCAGTCTAAGGCTCATGTCCTCTGTCTTTGCCAAGTTTATTAAAAGAGCTACATTAGTTGGCTGAACTCCAAATAGCATTTTGATCTGTCATAACATTATGTAGATCATGGACAACACATAGATCTAATACGGTCTAATATGATGTGTGCCATCCTGCCTTTTCAGGCCTTCACTTATATGGGCCACTCTCAGGCTGGTTCTGGGCAAAAAGCCATCAtctattttatttcaatattttctcaTCCTTGGCTCTGAGAATCTGTTTGCATGCAGCACATTCAGCATCATTACAGCTGTTGGTCTTTGACTGTCCTACGTCTTCACTGtatgtttgttaatttgttagCAGTTGTTATTCTGTACAATTATCAGCACAAATAACGCTTCATAGTTtacatgttcagtttttaatcATGTTAACTGCTTGGCACTGTAGGTCTGTCATTTagtccaccattttggtccagactaaaatacCTCAACAATAGTTACATGGATGAAATGTAGCAGAGAtacagcacagtggtgcagtggttagcactgccACCTCACAGAAAGTCTGGGTTCAAGCCCCAGTTCGCctgaggcttttctgtgtggagtttccatgttctctctgtgcgtgtgtgggttctctccaagcactccagcttcctcccacagtccaaacacatgcaggttaattggtgactgtAAATTGGCtgttggttgtttgtctatatacagtatgttggccctgtgatggactggcaatctcTGCAGGGTGTATCCCACCTCTCGCCCAGCGTCAGCTGcgataggctccagccccccccgcgacccttaatggataagcgatatagatgatggatggttGGATAAGCAATGTATAGTGCCAAGTGGATAAACCCTCTTTTCTAGCTCCAAAACCTTCCCTCTCAGATGATATTTTGACACTCAGCTGTGAACTCTTTTTAGTACCAAGCTCAGAGGAAAATCTGAGCACCTGGATATGTGTTTGGTCCCTGTGACAACATCAGGCAGTGCAGTTTTATACTTAAGTTGGTAATAGTAATCACTTCATGGAAAGGTACGCTTATGACAACTGTTTCTTGTTGTAAATGCTTGTGAGCAGTGCAGCAACAGGGTGGCTGTGGTTAAGGTGGTAGAGTATGTTGTCCACTGTACACAGGGATGGCAGTTTGATTCCTGGCTCCTGTGAAGTGAAGTGTCTTTGGAAAAGATACTGAACCTCAAGTTGCCTCACTTGTAtgttgctttggataaaaggGTTTGCCAACTAAAGGAGTACATGTATGTATTTGACATAAAATGATTTTCACATATGGTTTTGGGTTCGTTTTTTGACTGATGCTCCTGCAGTTTGAGTTCAGAAGATATGGTATCCATCCTACATCATATCAAAGTGCAGACTGACAGATTTCAGGTGACAATTGGCTGCAGCCTTGTCGTCTACTGCATGAAAACTACTACATGCAAACATTGCAACTGTTATTAAGTCACTTCAGAGATTTCCCCATGaggttttaattttattttgtccacccacTGCATTAAACAATGAGAAATAATAGGGGCTATAAACTTGAATGGAAGCCTGTATAGCATGTGACATGATATGACATAAAGCTGAAAACTAAATTGTTTCTTAattgtgttattgttgtgttatttttagtCTTGGAGATCAAGACTAATGTCATAATGTCCATTCTTTCCATCACAGCTCCCCACCAgtcaacacatgcacataggATGATTAAAAATAATCCATCTGCTTTACTCTCTTTCAGTATTTACACATGATCATTGTACAGCAATATTACTTTAGATTTATGGCATTTTAACGATTGTTTACctataaaaaatgtacaaaaataaagttgCATCTGTTTCTTCCTGTATCACAGCTGGTGTCAGTCCATTTCTTTTGCTGCATTAGGAGGAGGTACGTGATTTCCTGTTCCGCTTTGCTCGACGTGTGGACGGAAATCGGATGAACTCAAAGTGTTTGCTTTGGTCCGTGTTGGGGAAAGGAGGTGGGCCGGTGTGTAGCCTCTTGATGAAATGGACCTCTCTCTGGTTTTCCCTTGTCCTGGAGGCTTTAATAGGCCTTCCTTTCCTGGTGAAAGCCACATACCAGCCCTCATACTTGGCATTCTGGAACGCCGTGTAATTGTTCTCCAGTACTATCTCTGTGAAGATACAATCCTTGCTCCGGCCATTGGGCTGTGTGAGGAGACAGAACAGATTTCTTAAGTTAAAGCTGGACAGACTGTGTGACAAACAGATCACAGCTATTACCAATATCCAAGTCATATGATCTGCAATAAACCAAccagttttttctttaatatcaAAGGCAAAGACTTTGGAGTTAAACTGTtgtagtatatatatatacatatataagtTGTGTGTGATTAACAGGCAACCTATAactacaaaataataattacagcagAACGAGCTTCACAGCCATACATGTCAGTAGTTTGGAGTTGTGGGTATGAGAGCAAATTCTCATCAATCATTGCTGAAAAAGAAATGCCCATAAACAGTCATTTCATCCTGACCCATGTACTCTCTCGTGTGAATCTGGCAgcttgagtctttttttttaatatgacagACATTACAGCAGCCACACCTTCAACACTTCTGAACCATGATGAGAGATAGATTTGTGACGTGTCAGCCAGATATGTAGACCCATCTTTTCCATTTCCATGAAGGAAGTGGAGAGTTGACTTAtgaccaaacacacagacagtgcaTGACGGGGTGGTAATTTCCCCTCACTGCTGTCAGCTGTGGCCAGTAAGACCGAGCGACTGTCACTCAGTCCTTGGTTCCCTGATTCCTTTGTGTAAGgcactgaagctttagtatAAGAACTACGGTGTGTGTTTTAGTGGATGTGAGGTCTAATAAGGTGAGGCCAGGCACGCATTGTATGTATTCTGAGGAAGACCAAACTCTTCAGTGGATATGAATAAGGATTTCATGTCTGTCTACTTGGGTTGGAACTTTTAGAAACACTGGTTGTATTAATGTCCGTGCTCTCCACCTACAGGACCAAAGTTTTGAAATAAATTGTGCAGTGTAATGCACACTGATTATTTGATTCAGTGGCTGCTTGCAAAAATGGAATTTTGCTGTTAATATTACCATAATACATCAATATGAATAGTTGCACTTGTACTTCATTTTGTCACAGTACTGATTCAAAACAGTTTCATTCTAACTAAAATAAGTGCACAATTTGAATATCTGCAGCCAGAAGTTTCCTTGTTATCATATGAAAGAAAATTTTCAAGAATGCTTATTGTACCTTGCCAATGAGTTTGCCCTTCCGGTTCATGCAGAGGTAGCGCCCACTCTCTGCACCTCTTATTCTCACTCGACTGCCAAAGGTATCTGTCTCAACAAACAGGCGAGCTgccagaaaaagagaagagaaagttaAGTGACAACAGAAACCACTGActagtttttgtatttatttctaaaatatttatttatttattttcaggagTTCCATGTAACATCcaatctaaaaaaaatgtacaggCAAATACGCAGTTCGATGATgaatctgtttatttgtgttttgtgtttgacatttaaaaaagcagtCTGGTGTTACctgttcctttctttttctaccAGTTATAATTCTCTGTGTgaattgtattttcttttttttcattagacAATGTCTATGCTGAGCTGAGACTTCAGACTGACAGTACTGTTCAGTCAATAAGTCTTGAGACATTCACTGATCTGTGTAAACCTCTTGAAATGACCTCTAACaccaaatgattaaaaaaatgttactgaatCCACTTTAAAGAGCTGTATTGGAAGCTGAATAAACATTCTCAAATGAACTTGTCTTACAGTTAATTGTGGCCATTGGGCATTATAACAGTCTTGTGTATTGGGGCTATAGAGACAAAGGACTTGTCCTAATCAGCTGCTAATTCGCCAGACGATGGATTCATGGATACAGCGGGGAGGCTGAATTAACATGTAGGCCTGATAACACCTCACAGAGGGACACGCAGGTTGGAGGTGAAACTGCTGGTTGTGCCTGAGGACACAGGTCCCCAGCAGAGCTCTGTGCCTGTAGTGTCAtggaacaaaaaaatgtcatttgatCCTTTGACATTGTTTTGTTGCAGACTAGTCTTTGTTTGTCAAGAGCTAGCATGTGTGCAAAAACCACAATCACTATGCAGAGTCAAAAAAACAATAGGTTTCACTGGAGGTTCAGCCCGGCCAATTAGCACtgtttaaaaccaaaaaataaagaaaagaaaagaaaaacctctaAATATCAGTCAGAACTAGCCCAAGCTTGTGCCTCTCATGTATAAATAACACTAGCACATCCTAAAGATATTTCCGGAAGACTCTATCGTGACGAAAAATgtgatgcaataaaaaaattaattaaactaaattTCCAAATCCATACGAAGATGGGAGCTGGAAATGACTGTATCCTCTTGCTTAATTTGCACAACACAAGCCAGGACGTACTGCCAGTTATACTGATACACAGTGATGTTACCAACcaatatattttcattaacaCTAATATCTTATTACCTTGTGTTGGACATAAAGAGCAAGGATGTGTCATTTCCAGCAACCTTTCTTAGTTATATATCATTCAGAGGGTTAAAGCATTTTAAGGATTCTAGAAACAGCAGAACGTGTCTTGAAACTTCTTCTGAGTTTGATGGTTAATCCCAATGAGGCCAAACCTGCTTTTGtcctaaataaaaaaaaagagcttaCTCTGGTATCTTTGGTTGTATATGTACTTTGATTGGTGCAATTCACTGGTTAAATAAAGTGATGAATAAAGCCAAATGTTGTCATCGGGTCAACAGCAGCAGGCCGCGGGTCAGCTCTTACCGTACATGTTTCCATCCTCGGCTGTAGCGGTGACCCGTTTCCCCTGAATCTGGACGTGTTTCCCGCTGGTGCGGCTGTAGAGCTGGTACACCCTGATCTGTCTGCGGCTGAGCTGGTCCGTCACTGCGCCCTGCGTCCTCACATACTGGTTAAAATTAGGAGACGGGTGattctccccctttttttgtaaagggaaaaatgaaatacataattttttctttctaatcTGGGGTAAAGAAATGTTTAGCCTATTTTATAACCATCAAAAAACGTTTACTGATCcctctaaaaaatatatatatctcacATTGGAAAATAACTTTCACTATGTCGTCCGGGTTGTTGCGCTTACCTGAGCATGGCACCATAGCAcgaaaaaatgaaatgatctgCAGaggtaataataaataaagagttATTATAAAGAAGTCATTTTGTGGTAATCATGCAATCAGAGTGGTCTACAGCCCTGTCCGTGGTCTTACATGTAAATACAGCGCTGGTTTATTCCATACATTCTCCTTTTTATCTCATCCGATTCAAGAAACGGATTCCTGAGCCAGATAATCCCAGATGGATGCGGTGCGTAAATCCAACGGTGCTCCCACAGTGTTGCATATGCACTTGTGAGCTGTCCATCCACACCAACAAAGTCTCTGATACAACCAACGCGGAGTTATTTCCTCTCACATTTAAACTCAAAAACCAGATATAGCTGACTGAATGGTGAGGATGAAAAGATCCAAACAGCGCATCAAACCAGGTACATCCATTATAAAAAGGCTCGTTAGATTTTTCTTGACATCACTGGAGTTGAAATGTGAGGGCTCCCGGCTCTCTGTAGGTGTGCTTGGGTTAATTCCAGATTCTGAACAGCCCTCTGTCTCACCGGGACCAGGCTGCACTCTGGTTAAATGTTGAAAGGCAAAGTCCCTCCCTGAAATCTTCCTGTTGTGGGTGGGCACACCAACGGGAACCCCTCACGATGACTGAATATGGAAACGCAGAAGtatggaaaaagagaaattacTCACATTCTTTAAGATGTTCAAAAGGACTTAATTTCACATTCAGATTCTTGAGTTGATTTGGAAAAGAAAACGACACTGGTGTGAGAGTTTTACCTCAAAATTTCATTCAAAGCCATCCTCCTGTCTGCTCTAAATGAAGATCATTACTGAACCACTGTATTTAAACGTGAGTGGCCTAATCGCAATTTATGGGTGTGACAATTAGGTGTTAAAAAGAGCATTGCCCCACTcaccctcccaccaccaccacacttCGTTTTGATCTTACATTGACTGGCCACACTTCCAGCTTATGTAAAAGAAGGCAAAACAAATCATGTAGGCAAAAAGCCTGTTTCATCTTTAAACAATCAACATCCCAAAATGAGCATGATATTGTCTTTCCTCTTCGTCTGAAAACTATtcatttacagagaaaagaaaagaaaagaaaagaaaagaaaagaaaaagaaaagaatagaaaagaaaagagaagaggctGATACAGCACTTTGGTTGATTCTGGGTCCAGATGAGGCATACTTTGTGTCCATGGACAACAGTGTAATATGAAGCCTCAAGTGCCTTCACATCTTGCCCTTCTCACGTTCTCTTGACCCCATCACCTATGTCCAGGGCACTTAAGTGGTAAAATGCAGCAGTTGAACATCTGtgacacactgatgtttttgaCTGGCTGACAGGAGCTGGGAGCTTCTGATGTCACGTCTCACTGTAAGACACTGTCAGCCAAAACCTAAACAGACATTTAGTGATGTGAGTAATGTGTACTGAGGGATAGCTCATCATCAACAGCATGATGCCTACTTCAACAAGTGTGTAGGGTTGTATTTACACGAGGGAGATGTCCATACAACTGAACCACAAAACAACCTCCTGACAGTTTATGATGTTGCAGATTCCCCATTGTCTGGAAAACCTTCAGTATTTACTGTTTCCAGTGTGAGTGGTTGTAACCTGTGTGCATGATTGATTACTTTTTGCTAAGATAAACAATGATTAAAAAGAATAGAAATCTTAGTGATATATATGTATTGctaatgaatgtttgtgatttatgcacattttcatcATTACTATAATTTCTTATTTGACATTAATTCATAATTTTAGGAATgtatattgttattgttatttttctgttctctgttttgaTTAGTAGTTAACTTACTAATTTACTAACTTGGCACTTAGTATACAATACAGAATACAGGAAATAATGAAAGACGAAAGCCACAGAGCAAAAGGTCTTTATCATAGAAGACATTTTAACGTGTCATGGCAAGAAAAGCATAGGTGTAATTAATACCATTAACAAAAGCACAGTTCATTACAGTGACCCAGCACGCAGAACAGGATCCTGGaacaaaatgaactgaagtCATGATTAATGTCATTAAATTCATCTTGTGGTTTTCCTACCACAAACTAATTTGTAATAGAGAACAtcacaatttgttttgttttgcaattTTATTGCCTTCATTTCCTCTAACTACATGTAGTCCATATAGTTTTATAAGGACTACATGTACAGGTATCTAGACAAGTGCAGTTTGGAGATGCTAAACAGTAGAATAGGCCAGGTCACCCAGCCCATTTGTTGAGCATTTTCTCTCTATGCTCCTGTTTTCTGCCACACTCCTAAGGGTCAGGTGAATTGGAAACTCTATATTGCCCCTCTGTTATTTTGCATCCATCCTTTTGCCACTGCTTATCCACAATCACAGCAGGCTTAGCAAAGTTGCCTATTTGTTCTTATGGGGATCCTGAGAAGTTATCAGACCTGATGAAATATACAATACAACATTAAATGATATAACATATACATTATAATCCCTCCTGAATGTTCTGAGGTTCTCTTCCATTTCATTGGAGAGGAATCCTGATCAGATGCTTCCTCAGTGCCAGATATGAAGAATGTATTTCAGTAATTTAATTGCATCATTGTGATCTCTGTGTTGTCATTTGTGTTGCCCAGAGATCATCAACATAGATCCAGTGTCTTCAGGCTCAACTCTCCCTTCACCATGTCTATTATTATGTCCATATTACACTTACATATATTACTGTCCACTACCTTGATACCTCTGTTTCAATGCAGCTACAGTACCCTCACTCATGAGCACGACCCAGAGATAGCTCTGTCATTTGGGACACTCACTCCCAAAAGGTTATTTGTTGATTTGGGGGAAGcagtggctcaggaggtagagcaggtcgcTTCCAGTCCGCATGCCAAAGTATCCATGGGTAAGAGGATGCTGAACTTGTACTGCAATGAAACTGTAGCATCGattttaattgtgtgtgtgtgtgtgtgtgtgtgtgtgtgtgtgtgtgtgtgtgtgtgtgtgttagagtgctgtgtatatgtacaaaaacaagtgctgtatgaatgtgcgTGTGAATGAGCGAATGCGACCtatagtgtaaagcacttttacactacaggtcaaTATGACTAGGAAAACGCTGTATAACTGCAGACCTTTTCTTCAACTTGTTGGAGTATCTTTGCTCAAAATCATCTTAGTTCTGATAGCAGCAGGTCACTATGACCCTTAATCTGACCAGAGCACAGTGGTCTGTCTATGCTTAGGTGAGATGTGTCATCTTGTCTCTGAATGTTTCCATTAAAGTCCAGAGGAGAATAGAAAGTGTCACCTGTGAAAGGCACTGTTTGTTCTAAAATCAATTATATCACtattttatgatttttcatGAATGTTTGCAGAAAGTTCTGATTCATCCCAGAATCATTCTTGGACTCTTCTTTTGTGACATTTCCTTTGCTGCCAACTTCAGAGCACATTATATTGCCcttaaaatattcagatttcCACAATATTGCAGTTGATCTTCACGAACCACGGAGGATGAATCCtaacatttagaaataaatataatagATACAGAAAAGCAACATGGCTTAAGGCAAAATGTCTCCTGAACTTGGCCACAATATAGAATCAGTCTCGCACTCCTCAGTTTGCAAAATGATACAGAGATCTGAGGCCATGTAACCTGATCTTATTTATATGTGTCTCTGTGGCAGGCTGGGCAGACACTCAGGCTGTAATAGGAAGGCCTAGATGATGACAGAAGTGCAGGCAGAACAGGTGAAGTTTTTAGCCAGGCTAACAACATGGCTCAAGGGATGGAAAGGTCGTTCTCTTGGTCGATCCTCTTTCATCAAGACTGAATTATCTACACAcctattggatggattgccatgacattCGGTGCAGATATCCATGGTGCACACATGATGAatccttttgctttgatgaaaCCCACAGGGTTGACATTTGTGAGTTCGAGTGAAATGTCTAGACAATTAATGGATgggttgccatgaaatttaatTCACATTCTCTTGTAGATCACATTCTAAAGGCCcagtttttaatttgtccaacaTTTTTGTTCATAACTTCAACTGCAATTTCTGTTTAGTGTTAATCAACAAatttcagcatgctaacatgctaatctAA is from Lates calcarifer isolate ASB-BC8 linkage group LG13, TLL_Latcal_v3, whole genome shotgun sequence and encodes:
- the fgf17 gene encoding fibroblast growth factor 17 produces the protein MYGINQRCIYISFHFFVLWCHAQGENHPSPNFNQYVRTQGAVTDQLSRRQIRVYQLYSRTSGKHVQIQGKRVTATAEDGNMYARLFVETDTFGSRVRIRGAESGRYLCMNRKGKLIGKPNGRSKDCIFTEIVLENNYTAFQNAKYEGWYVAFTRKGRPIKASRTRENQREVHFIKRLHTGPPPFPNTDQSKHFEFIRFPSTRRAKRNRKSRTSS